One Tamlana carrageenivorans genomic region harbors:
- a CDS encoding IS982 family transposase gives MNNLSANYERILEVLRKISKEQLLSYQRRQPKLSDLELISLSLTAEFMGIDSENDLFRKLPDSLLSKIERSVYNRRRRKLVNKLNSIRLSLASHFNEFEDYFVVDSMPLEVCKLSRSSRSKICKENTYAFPDKGYCTAQSSNYYGYKLHAVCSVNGVFQSIDLSPASVHDINYLKDIKMQISDCTLIGDKGYLSTEIQLNLFETCNITLNTPMRSNQKNYKVQPYVFRKKRKRIETLFSQLCDQFMIRRNYAKTFEGFKTRIVAKITALTTIQYINKFIFGRNINNIKISII, from the coding sequence ATGAACAACTTGAGTGCAAATTACGAAAGAATATTGGAAGTATTAAGAAAAATATCGAAAGAACAACTTTTAAGTTATCAAAGACGACAACCAAAGCTTAGTGATTTAGAACTTATCAGTTTGAGTCTTACTGCCGAATTTATGGGAATAGATAGTGAAAATGACCTTTTTAGAAAACTTCCAGATTCCCTATTATCAAAAATAGAGAGAAGTGTCTACAATAGAAGAAGACGAAAACTAGTTAATAAGCTCAACAGTATCAGGTTAAGCTTAGCTTCCCATTTTAATGAATTTGAAGATTATTTTGTAGTAGATAGTATGCCCTTAGAAGTTTGTAAATTATCACGCAGTTCTCGTTCAAAGATTTGTAAAGAAAACACTTATGCATTTCCAGATAAAGGTTATTGTACAGCTCAAAGTTCTAATTATTACGGTTATAAACTGCACGCTGTTTGTTCTGTAAATGGTGTCTTTCAAAGTATCGATTTGAGTCCAGCATCTGTACACGATATTAATTATCTTAAAGATATTAAGATGCAAATAAGCGATTGTACATTAATTGGTGATAAAGGCTATTTATCAACAGAAATACAGCTTAACTTGTTTGAAACCTGTAATATAACGCTAAATACACCTATGAGAAGCAATCAAAAAAATTACAAAGTACAGCCTTATGTATTTAGAAAAAAGAGGAAAAGGATAGAAACATTATTTTCACAACTTTGTGACCAATTTATGATAAGACGCAATTATGCTAAAACTTTTGAAGGTTTTAAAACAAGAATCGTAGCTAAGATAACTGCTTTAACAACTATTCAGTATATCAATAAGTTTATTTTTGGGAGAAACATTAATAATATTAAAATTAGCATTATTTAA
- a CDS encoding ABC transporter permease, translating into MIGYLLNKIGYALLTLFGVVTVIFFLFNVLPGDPAQMMLGQNEDSEQLQLIKQKYGFDKSTTTQYLYYLNDLSPISIHSNVESDYTYLKPGKYHENPLFSIGNKTVVLKLPYLRESFTKQGKLVSQVLSETLPNTFVLAITAIVIAMLLGVFLGVISALNKDIWVDKFIQVISTFGMSVPSFFSAILFAWLFGFVLHEYTHLEMTGSLYELDDFGEGMHIRWKNLILPAIVLGIRPLAVVIQLMRNSLLEVFNQDYIRTARAKGLSEFQIIRKHAIKNALNPVVTAISGWFASMLAGAVFVEYIFGWNGLGKEIVNALNTLDLPVIMGAVLIIALLFIIINIFVDLIYVWLDPKVKLE; encoded by the coding sequence TTGATAGGTTATTTATTAAATAAAATAGGATATGCTTTACTCACACTCTTTGGGGTGGTTACTGTGATATTCTTTTTATTTAATGTACTTCCTGGCGATCCTGCTCAAATGATGCTCGGGCAAAATGAAGACAGCGAGCAGCTCCAACTAATAAAGCAGAAATATGGCTTCGATAAATCGACCACCACACAATACTTATATTATTTAAACGATTTATCTCCCATTTCTATACATTCCAATGTCGAGAGCGATTATACCTACTTAAAGCCAGGAAAATATCATGAAAACCCTTTGTTTTCTATAGGAAACAAAACCGTTGTTTTAAAATTACCCTATTTGCGAGAGTCTTTCACCAAACAAGGAAAATTAGTGAGTCAGGTGCTTAGTGAAACCTTGCCTAACACCTTCGTTTTAGCTATAACGGCTATTGTTATTGCCATGCTTTTGGGGGTGTTTCTAGGTGTTATTTCTGCTTTAAACAAAGATATTTGGGTCGATAAGTTCATTCAAGTTATAAGTACTTTTGGAATGAGTGTCCCTTCTTTTTTTAGCGCCATTTTGTTTGCTTGGTTGTTCGGATTTGTATTACATGAGTATACCCATTTAGAAATGACGGGTAGTTTGTACGAGTTAGACGATTTTGGCGAAGGCATGCATATCAGATGGAAAAACTTAATTCTTCCAGCCATCGTTTTAGGGATAAGACCTTTAGCTGTGGTTATTCAGCTTATGCGAAATTCCTTATTGGAAGTTTTTAATCAGGATTATATCAGAACCGCAAGAGCTAAAGGCTTAAGCGAGTTTCAAATTATAAGAAAACATGCCATAAAGAACGCTTTAAATCCTGTGGTTACAGCCATTTCGGGCTGGTTTGCTTCTATGCTTGCAGGAGCGGTTTTTGTAGAATACATTTTTGGTTGGAACGGCTTAGGTAAAGAAATCGTGAATGCTCTTAATACCTTAGATTTACCCGTTATTATGGGGGCGGTACTTATTATTGCTTTACTTTTTATTATCATTAATATTTTTGTAGACCTTATTTATGTTTGGTTAGATCCTAAAGTAAAGCTAGAATAA
- a CDS encoding BT_3928 family protein, translating into MRVLVAISRIFVGVLFIISGFIKLNDPLGFSYKLQEYFSADVLNIEFLIPYALGISILVVVFEVVLGVFLLIGYMPKFTVWSLLLMIVFFTFLTFYSAYFDKVKDCGCFGDALKLTPWESFTKDLVLLIFILILFVGVKYIHPVFGKLQTSIFALLSFILSLWFGFHVLEHLPAIDFRAYKIGANISEGMSIPDDAPKPIQEYSWTFNINGEEKVIKTNGSYPSVDGDFISVETKVIQEGYQPPIYDFSIESAEEDLTAQFLNEEKLIVVVSYSLEKIEKNGALKLKSLQDEARKKGYKIIGLTASGETAKQRMKQTYNIDFEFYLCDEKALKTVVRSNPGVLELDKGTVMQKVHWNDIEDLKL; encoded by the coding sequence ATGAGAGTATTAGTAGCGATTTCTAGAATTTTTGTTGGTGTTTTATTTATAATTTCTGGGTTTATTAAATTGAATGATCCCTTAGGGTTTTCATATAAATTACAGGAATATTTTAGTGCCGATGTTCTTAATATAGAGTTTTTAATACCATATGCCTTAGGAATTTCTATTCTTGTGGTGGTTTTTGAAGTCGTTTTAGGCGTATTTTTATTAATAGGATATATGCCCAAATTTACCGTCTGGAGTTTACTGTTAATGATTGTGTTTTTTACTTTTTTAACGTTTTATTCGGCTTATTTCGATAAAGTAAAAGATTGCGGATGCTTTGGTGATGCTCTTAAACTCACCCCATGGGAAAGCTTTACCAAAGATCTCGTCCTTCTTATATTCATATTAATTTTATTTGTGGGCGTAAAATACATTCACCCTGTTTTTGGAAAACTACAAACATCCATTTTTGCTTTATTGAGTTTTATTTTAAGTTTATGGTTTGGTTTTCATGTATTAGAACATTTACCGGCTATCGATTTTAGAGCTTATAAAATTGGAGCCAATATCTCAGAAGGCATGTCCATTCCAGACGACGCACCTAAACCAATACAAGAATACAGTTGGACCTTTAATATTAATGGAGAAGAAAAAGTAATAAAAACAAACGGCTCTTACCCTTCGGTAGATGGCGATTTTATTAGTGTTGAAACCAAAGTGATTCAAGAAGGGTACCAACCTCCCATTTACGATTTTTCTATAGAAAGTGCAGAAGAAGACCTCACCGCACAGTTTTTAAATGAAGAAAAACTCATTGTTGTGGTTTCGTATAGCTTGGAGAAAATTGAAAAAAATGGGGCATTGAAGTTAAAAAGTCTTCAAGATGAAGCTCGTAAAAAAGGCTATAAAATCATCGGACTAACAGCTTCAGGTGAAACCGCTAAACAGCGCATGAAACAAACTTATAATATCGATTTTGAGTTCTATTTATGTGATGAAAAAGCTTTAAAAACGGTGGTGCGATCTAATCCAGGAGTATTAGAACTCGACAAAGGTACTGTGATGCAAAAAGTACATTGGAATGACATCGAAGATTTAAAGCTTTAA
- the cdaA gene encoding diadenylate cyclase CdaA — translation MEIFKDILNFTVVDIIDVILVALLLYYLYRLVKGTVAINIFIGIIIIYGAWRLTDFLNMELLSSIFGGFMKVGIIALIVVFQPEIRKFLLMVGSTNFGRRGKLFKQLNFLKTENSNETDVDAIISACSKMAQSKTGALIVFERNNNLDFLSESGDEMNIKVTQPIIESIFFKNSPLHDGAIIINHNTVKATRVILPVNNEKNIPKRFGLRHRAGIGVSEKTDALALVVSEETGHISCFKDGEFVVYSDLNELKQIIKSDLV, via the coding sequence TTGGAAATTTTTAAAGACATTTTAAATTTTACGGTAGTTGATATTATCGATGTTATTCTTGTGGCTTTGCTCCTTTACTACTTATACCGTTTAGTAAAAGGTACCGTAGCCATTAATATTTTCATTGGAATTATTATTATTTATGGGGCGTGGCGATTAACTGATTTCCTAAACATGGAACTCCTTTCAAGTATTTTTGGAGGTTTTATGAAGGTGGGCATTATTGCTTTAATTGTTGTTTTTCAACCTGAAATTAGGAAGTTCCTACTCATGGTCGGCTCAACCAATTTTGGTCGCCGTGGTAAATTATTTAAGCAACTCAATTTTCTTAAAACAGAAAATAGCAACGAAACCGATGTGGATGCCATCATTTCGGCATGTAGTAAAATGGCCCAATCTAAAACCGGCGCATTAATTGTTTTTGAACGTAACAACAACCTAGATTTTTTATCGGAGTCGGGCGATGAAATGAATATTAAAGTCACTCAACCCATCATAGAAAGTATTTTCTTTAAGAATAGTCCGCTGCACGATGGCGCGATAATCATAAACCACAACACGGTAAAAGCCACCCGTGTTATCCTTCCTGTAAACAACGAAAAAAACATCCCGAAACGTTTTGGTTTACGCCACCGAGCTGGTATTGGTGTTTCAGAAAAAACCGATGCCCTAGCCCTTGTTGTTAGTGAAGAAACCGGACACATCTCCTGTTTTAAAGATGGGGAATTCGTGGTTTACAGTGATTTGAATGAATTAAAACAAATTATTAAAAGTGATTTGGTTTAG
- a CDS encoding TlpA family protein disulfide reductase, with amino-acid sequence MKKIVTLLVVLISITSCNSQTPTKFSEDALNDVFLSLNREKTVFRDILSAHKGQDIVIDIWASWCSDCIKGMPKVKALQKNHRDVAYVFLSLDRKIEAWKHGIKKYEVEGEHYYLENGKKSPFGDFVNIDWIPRYMVVDANGNIKLFKAVEADDKRIEHILNN; translated from the coding sequence ATGAAAAAAATAGTAACCCTACTTGTTGTTTTAATAAGTATTACATCGTGTAATTCACAAACACCAACTAAATTTTCAGAAGACGCTTTAAATGATGTATTTCTAAGTTTGAATCGCGAGAAAACGGTTTTTAGAGATATATTAAGTGCTCATAAAGGCCAAGATATCGTTATAGACATTTGGGCGTCATGGTGCAGCGACTGTATAAAAGGCATGCCTAAGGTGAAAGCTTTACAGAAAAATCACCGCGATGTTGCGTATGTATTTTTATCTTTGGATAGAAAAATAGAGGCGTGGAAACATGGCATTAAAAAATATGAAGTCGAGGGCGAGCATTACTATCTCGAAAACGGCAAGAAAAGTCCGTTTGGAGATTTTGTAAATATCGATTGGATACCACGTTATATGGTGGTTGATGCCAATGGAAATATTAAATTATTCAAGGCAGTTGAAGCCGACGATAAAAGGATAGAACACATATTAAATAACTAA
- a CDS encoding DUF1599 domain-containing protein has translation MQDTSKQYDAVIDICKSLFTKKMSDYGCAWRILRLPSLTDQIFIKAQRIRGLQENDVQKVNEGQESEFIGIINYSIMALIQIEKGVVEQPDLSHDEAIDLYTKMAAATKKLMADKNHDYGEAWRDMRVSSLTDLILQKLLRVKQIEDNQGKTMVSEGIDANYQDMINYAIFAMIHLKAGKK, from the coding sequence ATGCAAGATACTTCAAAACAATACGACGCTGTCATAGATATCTGTAAAAGTTTATTCACAAAGAAAATGAGCGATTATGGCTGTGCTTGGAGAATCTTGAGACTACCATCATTAACCGATCAAATTTTTATTAAAGCCCAACGTATTCGTGGCTTACAAGAAAATGACGTTCAAAAAGTAAATGAGGGCCAAGAGAGTGAGTTTATAGGGATTATAAACTATAGTATTATGGCCTTAATCCAGATAGAAAAAGGTGTTGTAGAACAACCCGATTTGTCGCATGATGAAGCTATAGACCTATACACGAAAATGGCCGCTGCAACTAAAAAACTGATGGCGGACAAAAATCACGATTATGGCGAAGCTTGGCGTGATATGCGTGTGAGTAGCTTAACCGATTTAATATTGCAAAAGTTACTACGCGTTAAACAAATTGAAGATAATCAAGGAAAAACCATGGTAAGCGAAGGTATTGATGCGAATTATCAAGATATGATTAATTACGCCATTTTCGCTATGATTCACTTAAAGGCAGGAAAAAAATAG
- the folP gene encoding dihydropteroate synthase: protein MTINCKGQLIDLSTPKVMGILNITPDSFYDGGAHKNEKEVLLAVDKMLKEDATFIDVGAYSSRPNADDVSETEELNRILPIVKSLVKNFPDILLSIDTFRSEVAKQCVHAGAALINDISAGKLDSNMLDTVAKLKVPYIMMHMRGTPKTMQQQTDYNDITKDVLFYFSERLAAAKALGIIDVIVDPGFGFAKTLEQNYELLNKLELLKMTDKPMLIGLSRKSMIYKKLQTDAQKALNGTSVLNTIALQKGASILRVHDVKEAVECITLVNALNPK, encoded by the coding sequence ATGACTATAAATTGCAAAGGACAACTCATCGATTTATCTACCCCAAAAGTCATGGGAATATTGAATATAACACCAGACTCATTTTATGATGGTGGTGCTCATAAAAATGAAAAAGAAGTACTTTTAGCCGTAGATAAAATGCTGAAAGAAGATGCTACTTTTATCGATGTTGGTGCATATAGCTCCCGCCCCAACGCCGATGATGTGAGCGAAACTGAAGAATTAAACCGTATTCTACCGATAGTAAAATCGCTTGTAAAAAATTTTCCTGATATTTTACTTTCCATAGACACCTTTAGAAGTGAGGTTGCCAAGCAATGTGTTCACGCTGGAGCTGCCTTGATTAACGATATTTCAGCTGGAAAATTAGATAGTAATATGTTAGATACTGTTGCTAAATTAAAAGTACCCTACATTATGATGCATATGCGTGGTACACCAAAGACCATGCAACAGCAAACCGATTACAACGATATTACAAAAGATGTTTTATTCTATTTTTCAGAACGCTTAGCCGCTGCAAAAGCACTTGGGATTATTGATGTGATTGTAGATCCTGGCTTCGGGTTTGCCAAAACTTTAGAGCAAAATTATGAGCTTCTCAACAAACTGGAGCTTCTAAAAATGACCGATAAACCGATGCTTATCGGACTCTCAAGAAAATCCATGATTTACAAAAAACTACAAACTGATGCCCAAAAGGCTCTAAACGGCACTTCGGTATTAAACACGATAGCCTTACAAAAAGGCGCTTCGATTTTAAGAGTTCACGATGTTAAAGAAGCTGTAGAATGTATAACGTTGGTTAATGCCCTAAATCCAAAATAA